A window of Diabrotica virgifera virgifera chromosome 9, PGI_DIABVI_V3a contains these coding sequences:
- the LOC114336973 gene encoding zinc finger protein OZF-like isoform X3 — MSDQIEVKQEFSEVCKKEEDDDEVGDALLDTFKVEIKEEPKTESASDTFDSADLKEYPIKTEEQQAGASCEDIQTDECNAILKYPGNNLNQNLTATTDENTREKYFECQICFKKLTRFSLKRHMRVHTDENPFTCEFCTEQFSTKQALKWHMRVHTGEKPFECEICSKKFSTKQVLKWHTRVHDGENPYECEICNKRFSRNKHLSEHMRVHVDENPFKCEICIKQFSTKKDLKSHMTVHTSEKSFECEICIKQFSTKQDLKSHLTVHTSEKSFECEICTKHFSTKGNLKSHMTVHTSEKSFECEICTKQFSTKGSLKVHMRVHTGEKPFNCEICTKTFSLKQGIKFHMRTHTGEKPFACKICTKQFSMKQALKWHLTVHNGEKPFECEICTKQLSTKQALKWHLTVHNGEKPFECEICTKQFSMKSNLRVHLKLHTGEKPFECAICTKQFSRNEVLKRHMVVHTGEKPFECAICTKQFSRKEVFKRHMVVHTGEKPFECPICTKQFSSKEVLKRHVVVHTGEKPFIVRQGSRE; from the exons ATGTCTGATCAAATAGAAGTAAAACAAGAATTTAGTGAAGTgtgtaaaaaagaagaagacgatGATGAGGTGGGTGATGCACTACTGGATACCTTTAAAGTCGAGATCAAGGAGGAGCCTAAGACGGAAAGTGCCAGTGATACATTTGATTCTGCAGACCTTAAGGAGTATCCTATAAAAACTGAAGAACAACAAGCTG gtGCCTCTTGCGAAGACATCCAAACTGATGAATGCAATGCAATATTAAAATATCCCGGAAATAACTTGAACCAAAATTTAACTGCTACTACCGATGAGAACACCagagaaaaatattttgaatgtCAAATATGCTTCaaaaaattaacaagattttctttaaaaagacatatgagagtgcatactgatGAAAACCCCTTTACATGTGAATTCTGCACCGAACAGTTTTCAACGAAACAAGCTTTAAAGtggcatatgagagtgcataccggtgaaaaaccatttgaatgtgaaatctGCTCCAAGAAGTTTTCAACGAAACAAGTTTTAAAGTGGCACACGAGAGTACATGATGGTGAAAACCCATacgaatgtgaaatttgcaacaAACGGTTTTCAAGAAACAAACATTTAAGTGAACATATGAGAGTGCATGTTGATGAAAACccctttaaatgtgaaatttgcatcaaacagttttcaacgaaaAAAGACTTAAAATCGCATATGACAGTGCATACTAGtgaaaaatcatttgaatgtgaaatttgcatcaaacagttttcaacgaaaCAAGACTTAAAATCGCATTTGACAGTGCATACTAGtgaaaaatcatttgaatgtgaaatttgcaccaaacactTTTCAACAAAGGGTAATTTAAAATCGCATATGACAGTGCATACTAGtgaaaaatcatttgaatgtgaaatttgcaccaaacagttttcaacaaaGGGTAGTTTAAAAgtacatatgagagtgcatactggtgaaaaaccgtttaattgtgaaatttgcaccaaaacGTTTTCACTGAAGCAAGGTATAAAGTTCCATATGAGAacgcatactggtgaaaaacctttcgCATGCAAAatatgcaccaaacagttttcaatgaaacaagctttaaaatggcatttgaCGGTACATaatggtgaaaaaccatttgaatgtgaaatttgcaccaaacagttgtCAACGAAAcaagctttaaaatggcatttgaCGGTACATaatggtgaaaaaccatttgaatgtgaaatttgcaccaaacagttttcaatgaAATCTAATTTAAGAGTACATTTAAAGTTGCATaccggtgaaaaaccatttgaatgtgcaATTTGCACTAAACAGTTTTCAAGGAACGAAGTTTTAAAACGGCATATGgtagtgcatactggtgaaaaaccatttgaatgtgcaATTTGCACTAAACAGTTTTCAAGGAAAGAAGTTTTTAAACGGCATATGgtagtgcatactggtgaaaaaccatttgaatgtccAATTTGCACTAAACAGTTTTCAAGCAAAGAAGTCTTAAAACGGCATGTGGTAgtacatactggtgaaaaaccctTTATTGTCCGACAGGGATCTCGTGAATAG
- the LOC114336973 gene encoding gastrula zinc finger protein xLCGF3.1-like isoform X6, with product MSDQIEVKQEFSEVCKKEEDDDEVGDALLDTFKVEIKEEPKTESASDTFDSADLKEYPIKTEEQQAGVSCEDIQNDGCNAILKYPVNQWNQNLTATTDVNIEEKHFECEICAKELATKGSLTIHMRVHTGEKPFECQICKKQFSMKLYLKSHIMSVHTGEKPFNCEICTKTFSLKQGLKFHVRTHTGEKPFRCKICAKQFSHAQSLKYHIKTHTGETPFTCKICTKEFSMKTILKSHMRVHSGEKPFECEICTKHFSTNTHLTIHMRVHTGEKPFECEIWTKQFSTNTHLTRHMIVHTGEKPFKCEICTKQFPRNTHLTRHMIVHTGEKPFKCEICTKQFSTNTYLTTHMRLHTGEKPFTCKICSKQFSHQWSLTVHMKTHTCD from the exons ATGTCTGATCAAATAGAAGTAAAACAAGAATTTAGTGAAGTgtgtaaaaaagaagaagacgatGATGAGGTGGGTGATGCACTACTGGATACCTTTAAAGTCGAGATCAAGGAGGAGCCTAAGACGGAAAGTGCCAGTGATACATTTGATTCTGCAGACCTTAAGGAGTATCCTATAAAAACTGAAGAACAACAAGCTG gtgtctcTTGCGAAGACATCCAAAATGATGGATGCAATGCAATATTAAAATATCCCGTAAATCAATGGAACCAAAATTTAACTGCTACTACAGATGTGAACATCGAAGAAAAGCATTTTGAATGTGAAATATGCGCCAAAGAATTAGCAACAAAGGGTTCTTTAACAATACATATGAGAgttcatactggtgaaaaaccatttgaatgtcaAATTTGCAAGAAACAGTTTTCAATGAAATTATATTTGAAATCGCATATTATGAgtgtgcatactggtgaaaaaccgtttaattgtgaaatttgcaccaaaacGTTTTCACTGAAGCAAGGTTTAAAGTTCCATGTGAGAacgcatactggtgaaaaacctttcaGATGCAAAATATGCGCCAAACAGTTTTCACACGCACAAAGtttaaaatatcatataaaaacgCATACTGGTGAAACACCTTTTACATGCAAAATATGCACCAAAGAGTTTTCAatgaaaacaattttaaaatcgcatatgagagtgcatagtGGTGAAAAACCATtcgaatgtgaaatttgcaccaaacattTTTCAACAAATACACATTTAACTatacatatgagagtgcatactggtgaaaaaccatttgaatgtgaaatttggaccaaacagttttcaacaaaTACACATTTAACTAGACATATGatagtgcatactggtgaaaaaccgtttaaatgtgaaatttgcaccaaacagtttccAAGAAACACACATTTAACTAGACATATGatagtgcatactggtgaaaaaccgtttaaatgtgaaatttgtaccaaacagttttcaacgaaTACATATTTAACCACACATATGAGactgcatactggtgaaaaacctttcaCCTGCAAAATATGCTCCAAACAATTTTCACACCAGTGGAGCTTAACAGTACATATGAAAACACACACTTGTGATTAG
- the LOC126892637 gene encoding uncharacterized protein LOC126892637, which translates to MILGISGACRREELYNITMNDIQQTDGLMIVKVPNTKTNIQRTFTVVNKPDDKIPYLEILQKYIKLRPLQVKSNHLFLRYAKGKCCAQVIGKGTIGGWPSQIAKFLNLPNPENYTGHSFRRTSATLLANKGVDVLGLKGRGGWCSSTVAESYE; encoded by the coding sequence atgatattgggaatatctggtgcctgtagaagagaagaattatataatattactatgaatgacatccaacaaaccgatggtttaatgattgtaaaagtacccaatacaaaaacgaacatccagcgtacttttacagtcgttaataaaccagacgataaaattccatatttagaaattctgcaaaagtatataaaacttcgtccattacaagtaaaatcaaatcatttgttcttaagatacgccaaaggaaaatgttgtgctcaagtaatagggaaagggacaatcgggggctggccttctcaaattgccaaattcttaaatttgcctaatcccgagaactatactggccattcgttcaggaggacatcagcaacgcttttggctaataaaggtgttgatgtcctcggattaaagggTCGTGGAGGTTGgtgttcatcgacagtggcagaaagctatgagTGA